In the Helicobacter cetorum MIT 99-5656 genome, GGTCTTGCAACTTTGAGTCCCTGAGTAATCAAACTCACAAGCTTGTCCAATCACAATAGGGCCTGAACCTATAAGTAGAATATTAGAAATATCGGTGCGTTTAGGCATAATCAATCCTTAAGAATGTGAAGCGAAGTGTCATAAATACTTTAAGATATTTTTTAAGTTTTTAAAATAATGCGTTTCACAACGCATTATTTTAGTCCCCCCCCCTACCTTTTCAAATTATCTGTCTCTATCTGAAAAAATACCGATGAGCTGCAAAATAGAAATAAAGACATTTAAGAAGTCTAAATACAAGCTCACCGCCGCATCAATAGGACTATCATACATGCCCTTAACAATGTTTTGAGTGTCATAAGCGATATACAAGCTAAATAAAATCGCACTCGCCCCAGCAATGACAACTTGAAACATAGGATTACCCAAGAACAAGTTAATGAGCGAACACACCACTACCACGATTAACGCAATAAAGAGCATTTTGCCCATATTAGCTAAGTCATTTTTGGTCTTTAAAGCATACACACTCATTAAAGCAAAGACAATGGTCGTCATGCCTAGTGCTTGCCAAATTGCCCCTAAACCAGCTTTTGCAATGACCATACCAAGTAATGGAACTAGAGTAACCCCTGATAAAGAAGTGAAAGCAAAGAGCATAAACAGGTTCAACCCAGGCTTAGATTTAGAAAACATCAAACCAAAAAACGCCGCAATTTCAGCGATGAAAAACACCCATTTATACTGCACCACGGCTTGAAAATTCATCAAACCTAGCAACGCTCCGATTGTGGCTAATAACAAACTGCCAGCAAAGAATTTATAAGTTGTCTTAACAAAACTCACCAGCTCGCTTTCATGCAACACGCCGACTGAACTTTCTGCGTATGCGTGAGAGCCTGCCCTATTATACAACGCCATAATTAAGCTCCTTTGTATTAAATTTTTAAAAACATTTTAATTAACCCTAAAAAGGTCAAATATAATAACACAAAATGTAGTAAAATACCAAACAAAACTCCCTAAAAATTGAGACTGAAATCATAAAAATAGGATAATGGTTACGATGAAAATTTTCATTAATGGATTTGGTCGTATTGGACGATGCGTATTAAGAGCCATCATAGAGCGTTATAGTGGTGCGATAGAAGTTGTAGGCATCAACGACCCTGCTAATTGGGAAATTCTAGCTTATCTTTTAGAGCATGACAGCACGCACAGATTGCTTGCAAACGAAGTAATTTACCATAGCAATAAGCTCATCATTGACACCCTAGAAATCCCTACTTTCAACACTATACAGGACTTAAAAGGCGTAGATGTTTTAATAGAGTGTTCAGGAAAGTTTTTAGAGCCTAAAATGCTAGAAAATTATCTCTTGCTTGGGGCTAAAAAAGTCATTTTATCCGCTCCCTTTATGGGTGAATACGATGAAAACAAATACCCCACTTTAGTTTATGGCATTAACCACACGACTTATAAAAACCAAAACATCATCTCTAACGCATCTTGCACTACAAACGCCATTGCCCCTATTTGTGCTATTTTAGATAAAGCGTTTCATATACAAGAAGGTACACTTACTACTATTCATAGCTATACTAGCGACCAGCATTTAATAGATTTAGCCCATCATTTTGATAAACGCCGCTCAAGAGCGGCTGCAAGTAACATTATCCCCACCACCACTAAAGCCGCTCTAGCCCTACACAAAGTCCTACCTAATCTCAAAAATAAAATGCATGGGCATAGCGTAAGAGTGCCTAGCCTTGATGTATCCATGATAGATTTAAGCCTATCCTTAGAAAAAAAGGCTTCCAAAGAATTGTTGAACGACTTATTAAGAAAAGCGTCCAAAGGGGGGTTAAAGGGCGTATTAGATATAGATTTAAAAGAGAGAGTAAGTTCTGATTTTATTTCTAATCCTCATAGCGTTATTGTTGCCACTGATTTAACTTTCACGCTAGAAAATATGGTAAAAATTATGGCGTGGTATGATAATGAGTGGGGGTATTCTAACCGCCTGATTGATATGGCACAATTTGTGCATAACTATGTCTATCAAATAATTTAAATTAAAGAGATTGTATCTGTATTCATATTAAAAGAGTATAGTAAGCACACTTTTAAGTATCGGAGTTTTAGATGATACACAAAAAAGCTAGATTGATTTTTAAAAGAAAATCAGCTCAAATTTCTAAAAGCTTTAAAAAACGCTTTCTTAAGAAAAAGCCCTTAAAATGTGCGAAAAAGACTTTAAAAATCATTAAAAATCAAAGCAAGATATTAAAAAGTTTAAAAATATTATCCATTTTAAAACCTAAAAAAAGAGTTTAAAAAAATATCATTGCTTGAAAACTAAAAAAATTAAAAGATTTAAAAATCACATTCAAAAGCCTTTTAAACTCCCTTTAAAAGCAGTTAAGACAAACATTAAAAAATCTTTTTTTGATAAAAGAGCTTTTTTAAGGGCTTCAGTTTTTGTGGTAGGAATACTTGGGGAATTGCATGACTTAAAAGCTGGTTGCACAACTTGGTCATGGTCGACTTGGAGCAATGTGGATAATATTGAAAAGGGCGCTAATTCACCCACGCATAACTCCTATTGTCTTTTTAGCAGCACTCAAGGTTCTGGAACTTATCATTTAAATAGTCTTACCACTTATAGTAGCTCTGGGGCAAGTTTTACGCAAAAATTCAATGGGGGCATTCTTGATGTAACAGGAAGTATCCTTTTTGGAGATGTGGGCTATTT is a window encoding:
- a CDS encoding Bax inhibitor-1/YccA family protein, producing the protein MALYNRAGSHAYAESSVGVLHESELVSFVKTTYKFFAGSLLLATIGALLGLMNFQAVVQYKWVFFIAEIAAFFGLMFSKSKPGLNLFMLFAFTSLSGVTLVPLLGMVIAKAGLGAIWQALGMTTIVFALMSVYALKTKNDLANMGKMLFIALIVVVVCSLINLFLGNPMFQVVIAGASAILFSLYIAYDTQNIVKGMYDSPIDAAVSLYLDFLNVFISILQLIGIFSDRDR
- the gap gene encoding type I glyceraldehyde-3-phosphate dehydrogenase gives rise to the protein MKIFINGFGRIGRCVLRAIIERYSGAIEVVGINDPANWEILAYLLEHDSTHRLLANEVIYHSNKLIIDTLEIPTFNTIQDLKGVDVLIECSGKFLEPKMLENYLLLGAKKVILSAPFMGEYDENKYPTLVYGINHTTYKNQNIISNASCTTNAIAPICAILDKAFHIQEGTLTTIHSYTSDQHLIDLAHHFDKRRSRAAASNIIPTTTKAALALHKVLPNLKNKMHGHSVRVPSLDVSMIDLSLSLEKKASKELLNDLLRKASKGGLKGVLDIDLKERVSSDFISNPHSVIVATDLTFTLENMVKIMAWYDNEWGYSNRLIDMAQFVHNYVYQII